The DNA sequence ATCTAAAAGCACCATTATCTCTCAAATTATTGATAGGACTACATATTGTCAGTGTTTCGATTGCTAATGACTTGTTCAAAAACATTGCGAAACCTCTGTTCCTTTTCTCCACCACAAATTACAACAGCAAAAAAGTACAGGGAAAGTCGGCAAAAGCAACATTAAGTTCTGCATGTGCAACATGTTGGTGTAAAGATGAGACGTGTCTCAGGACAGAATCAGAGCCCGGTTGGGAGCGCGGGATTTTAGTGAGCGAAGGTAGCGTCTCGCTTTCTCGGTCATTATGAGCTGGTCTTTAGTTTGTCCACAAACAACCGTCTCCCATTCTTTTGAcatctggagagagagagagagagagaaaaacaactcCATGTTAAAATACTCTTCCATTGATGAGGTATCCATTCCTTTTAAGGTTAAAGGTGGAACGTACCGGAACTGGGGGCACCGTGCTGGGAAATATGTCATTGTCACTAGGTCCCAAAAGGAAACCCTGATCCAAAATATTTTCATGCCGCTTACTGCAAAATGACGAGGAGTTGAGACAAACTATTACCGGTTCTTCCTGTGGTGGAAAGACGGAGGACAAGAGAATTAGGATTTGTCAAATCTACCGACAGGCTAATAACTCAGTTAGACATCTTTTTTGTTACCTTAATGGTGTGTTTGGCTTCAGCTTTGTTGGATTTGCGTTTGGATGTAGGCATCACCTGGCAGTCCATGACATCTAGGGCCAATGATTTCCGCACTTTCTTCATAGGAGGCCGATGctgggaagaaaaagaaaaaacacagatcTGTGTAAATAGCTTCAGCAAGAATACCAATGACGAAGTACAATCTCTGTGTAAAATAAAAGCGATAACAATAGGTCCAGGCCGCATTTTTCTAtccgagcccggcccgtgtccgacaggcattaagatattcaTGTCCAAGTCCGTTTTTTCCTCATACGGACACATAACGTTTGTTtctgtggaaagcttttattaagcaactgtaggaaggcattccgAAATGTcgacagatgagcgcatcagcccacacggggcaacaagcgcacgtttaTTACATAAACAAATTTCCGCACACAGGGCGATGGATGTTAGGGTAAAAAAACCGAACATTTGCATCAAGTGAAAAAGGCCCATTGGCTACCTACATAAAAACCtgttttgaatttaaaatgttcaatgccttatcacgctgatgtgaccgaggctgacccgaacatcatttctaaatatctgtccgaaccagGCCCGGCCCGTCGGGCATCCATCCTCTATTTCAGTGTTGTTGTCCAGCGTGGAAGCTAAAACATATTAGGTATAAGCATTCTTCATTTGGCAGTGGCAGTAGAAGCCTAGAAATATCTGGTTGGAGGAAGTGAATAAACGCTCCTGTGCAGCAGTCTGCTGACCAACAGAGGAAGACTGTCATCTAACGCATGGCTCCAAGGTGTGAATTTGTAAACATAAAGCTGCATGGAACGTTCCCAGGCAGTCAAACTTTCCAACATTCTCCTTCTACAGACAATCTGAATGTTTTAGTTTAACACATACATTGCTACAGGTACTTGATCATAAGCACAAACTATCATATAAACATTTGAGAAGTCACACTTAACCTGCTCTTCAATATCTGCAAAATCTTCTTCTAAGAGTTAAATATCCATCTTTAAATGCATTAGATAAAGGAGTATGTACTGCAATACTTGCTATAGTTATAAAGTAAAACACTGATAGGGTTGCTGGCATTCATAAAGCTACATCTcccatgacttttttccatcACGGCAACACATATATTATACATAGCATTAACCGATTCTCCCTTATTGATGATATCCAGCCACGGTCTATTCTTAAATCATATTTCCAACTTTTTAGCAGCAGCCTCTGATGTCTAAAAATGCCTATTCATTGTTGATTTCAACGGCTCACCACTCAACTAGCCTCAGTCTTAACAGAGTGGTTGGCAATTTATCGGGTGAAATCCTTCAGTGGCGTTAATTAAAGGCCACCAAAAACAGAGATaataaaggtcctatgacatgctgctttttggatgcttttatatagaccttagtagtcccctaatactgtatttgaagtcttttatatagaccttagtggtcccctaatactgtatctgaagtctcttttatatagaccttagtggtcccctaatactgtatctgaagtctcttttatataggccttagtggtcccctaatactgtatttgaagactcttttatatagaccttagtggtcccctaatactgtatctgaagtctcttttatatagaccttagtggtcccctaaaactgtatctgaagtctcttttatataggccttagtggtcccctaatactgtatttgaagtctcttttatatagaccttagtggtcccctaatactgtatctgaagtctcttttatatagaccttagtggtcccctaatactgtatctgaagtctctttcccaaaattcagccttggtgcagaattacagcgagtcccacaatgagctttccttaggatgtgccatttctgtgtctgtagctattgaggatgatatatatatatatatatatatatatatatatatatatatatatatatacacatatatacacatatatacagtgggggaaataagtatttgaccccttgctgattttgcaggtttgcccacttacaaagaatgcaaaaatctacaattgtaatcatatgtacattctaacagtgaaagacagaatcccaaagaaaattccagaaaatcacatcatatgaatttattaaaattgataaccatctgatgaggaaaaacaagtatttgaccccctggacaaacagcaagtattctggctcctacaagccagttagtctttctttaagacacagccccaatccgaaccaattatctacatcaaatacacctgcctcacctcgttacctgtataaaagacacctgtcaacacccaaacaaccagcatccaacatcaccaccatgggcaaaaccaaaagagctttctacggacatcagggacaagattgttgatctgcacaaggctgggatgggctacaagagaatcggaaagcaacttggagagaaaagatcaactgtcggtgcagttatcaggaaatggaagaagcaccacaccaccgccaacctccctcggtctgggcctccacacaagatcttgcctcgtggggtgtccctgatcatgcgaacggtgaggaatcatcccaaaaccacaagggggaactgatgaatcaactgaaggcagctgggaccacagttacaaaagaaacggttggtaacacattacgccgtcatggattgaaatcctgcagtgcacgcaaggtccccctgctcaagaagaaacatgtacaggcccgcatgaagttcgccattcaccacctggacgactcagaagaggcctggaagaaggtgatgtggtcagatgagaccaaaatagaactttttggcctcaactcaactcgtcgtgtttggagggcaaagaacaccgagtacaacccaaagaacaccatccccaccgtcaagcatggtggtggcaacatcatgctttgggggtgcttttcagccaaggggacgggacaactccatcgtattgaggggaggatggacgggggccatgtatcgtggaattctggaccgacatctccttccctcagtgagagagctgaagatgggtcgaggatgggtgtttcagcacgacaacgaccctaagcacacggccaaagcaacaaaagagtggctgaagaagaagcacatcaaggttctggagtggcctagccagtctccagacctgaaccgattgaaaatctttgagggagcttaaaattcgagttgccaggcgacaacctcggaacctgaatgatttggaggctgtctgcagggaggagtgggccaacatccctgccgaaatgtgcacaaaccttgtcaccaactataaaaaccgtttgacatctgtgctggccaataatggcttttctacaaaatattaacatgctgtttgtccagggggtcaaatacttgtttttcctcatcagatggttatcaattttaataaattcatatgatgtgattttctggaattttctttgggattctgtctttcactgttagaatgtacatatgattaaaattgtagatttttgcattctttgtaagtgggcaaacctgcaaaatcagcaaggggtcaaatacttatttcccccactgtatatatatatgatcgtttgaaagccatgatgtctctctctctctcatgggtgggccaaattctctgggcgggcaaagcagagaaaggggatgtaaccttgctccttacacctatcaccatttctagccactgggggaccacagGCAGGGTGGGGGAAAgcatattaaatgttaaaaaacctcaaagtgaaattctcacatcatgggacctttaaataaacaacgatattactttttatttagcaTCCATATCTGGACATACAGAGTGAATTACATCCCCTACTGTTGGGCAAAGTTGTGTTCATTTTTTTAAGTAGCTTGCATTCTTACAAATGCCAATGAACCTTTTAATGAGGTTCTCTTTATGTTGTTACATCATGCTGGCTCTATATGATCTTGTACTAATATGTATAAATGTTACGGTACACAGGTTAAAGGATTAAAATAGGTGTTAAGTATTAAAGTTGACTTAGTTACCATCGTTTTGCGTCTTTGCTCTGGCGGCGTCGAACGCATAACAACCAAGTCAATCCCAGAGTCTCTCAGGATGACCTCATTGATGTCGTCTTCAAGGTTAGGAGTCTGAGGCTAAGATTACACAGCAGAGAAATAGTGTTAATGCAGTGTTGATAAAACTACTGAGTGAACTCACTCACAGATACTCACCAGAGGCTGCAAAGGCCCGTACTTCTCCATGGCATTTTTGAACGGCGTCGGAGTTCGTGGGGTCGTACAGAGCTCGGACTTGTGGTTGGGTGTAACAAATctacatgaaaacaaaatgtaaacactGAGACTCAAAAACCACATCCAATATATCAAATCCTTTTTAATCCCTTATCAAATCGCATTAGGTTCAAAGATATCGATCAGCCGTTGTTGGCTGAGAAGTCAGAAACAGATTTAGTGGCAGCATAATTCATGTTCACAACCTGTACCTACAACCTCAAACTTCAGCATCTGAACATatgaaatgtttattaaatgtgtCGGACACATTTAATGAACAGCTGTAACTTAATGTACACCACGAGCAGCATACTCCAAATCCTGAAGGCACTCAGAACTATGAAGTTGATCAGATTCAAATGGTGTTATGAATCAAAGTTTAACGGGAGATTTCTCTAGAGAAGAGGCACCACTCTGTTGGTCCCTGTCCAACTGCTAAAACAAATATGATCTTTGTCCGACAGCAGCTGCAAGAGAGCACATTAAGCAGCGAATAGACAAACTTCATTTTTTTGCCGTTTCTGAATTAACTTTAATAAGCTACAGCTGATtgaatttttttaagattatttttgggatgacatgcagcaaagggccgcaggtcagagtctctaccaactgagctaacccggccacgatGCCTGTCCTTCTAAACAGTTGGCTAAAATGAGAAACCTATTACCATTACGTTTTTTATTGCTCTTGAGTGAGAATGAGGAGAGGTAGGAGGTTTGATAAGCTATTggaactagagctgggcaatatatcgatattatatcgatatcgtgatatgagactagatatcgtcttagattttggatatcctatggcataagtgttgtcttttcctggttttaaaggctgcattacagtaaagtgatgtcattttctgaacttaccagactgttgtaactgttcttttatttgcctttacccacttagtcattatatccacattactgatgattattcatcaaaaatctcattgtgtaaatatttagtgaaagcactaatagtcaacactacaacatcgttgcggtatcgatatcgaggtatttcgtcaaaaatatcgggatatttgattttctccatatcgcccagccctaattgcaACCCATCGCTAGTTAAGAGAGCACTCACGCTGAGTTTTCCTTCTGGGTGAGGGGGGTCTTGTCACGCTGTAGCGGTGTAGTAACCAAGGCTTTCTGGCTGCACACTGGCGTGGATGTGAGAGACGGGTTCTCCAGGTCATGAGTGTCCTGCTTGGTCCACATGTTGAGGAACTAGAACAACACGTGCGTTAGTTAACGGACTATTCAACGCAACATCATGAGCAGCGCCAAAGTCAGTGCTGCAGGATCTAATAACTTACTTGAGACGGAGAAAAGGGCAAGATTTTGACAGGAGTGCTCTTGGGAGTCATGGAGTTATTGGCATCAGGAGACAAGGCGATGCGTCTCCGGCTTCGGCGGTTCAGTATGGAAGGCGGCGTGACCCCTCCAGGAGAGATGGGGATGAGTTCCCCCTTGTTGCCTTTGCTCAACTCTTGCAAGGCGCTGCCTTCCAGACGAAACTGGTGGCGCTCTGGGCTCGGACTGTCCTCAGGCAGGTCAAAGGCTGCTAGGTTGCACCAGCCATCGAGGTCCTGATAGCAAAAGAGACATTCTACTTAAGGACAATACAGTCTCGGCTGTGTAGAAAGTGTCCCTGTGGTACTCTTCAGTTTGGGGATCCTACTAGTTTAAAAAGGTTGAAGGAATCTGAGGCACTCGAGAGGGTAAtgtttaaaaagcctttatcgCTTTTTTAAAGCGCAGCTGATtgttatatatacatacatacagtatatatacacttttttttatctgtatattagggctgcacgatatgacctaaaatctaaattaattgcacattttacctcgaTAAATGaactataattaaaaaaaaaaattaagattcGACGACGGacactgcattaaaaaaaataaaaataaaaatgttgtataaaatttcaaaaaaaggggcctgggtagctcacctggtagagcgcgtaGCCATATAAAGAGACTCAGTTTCTCGACGCAGCGGCTGTGGGTTCAACTCTGGCCTGtggccctttactgcatgtcataccccccctctctcccctatCAAGTCTATGCTGTCCTGTCGGAATTAAAGGCCGCCCGAGAGCacaccaggcagacacacagctgacaacctgcaggtggagacaGCCTCGGGCATGAACGCCACGGgccgctgtggacttgtgtcaGTCCCACGAGCCGTTTCAGGAAAGGGGCTGCATGTGTCTGACAACGCACAAAACATCAACACCGGTACAAGCCGACGGCTGTCCGCGGACACGGAGTGCGGAAAGTGTGTCACAGCCTCCCGGACGGGTGAACTAAGACTCCGTTTCCTGCTTGTCGGTCAACGGTTAATGATCggttaacatttcatttcattgtgctatcttttggaaggctggctgccaaaaatCGCCACTTACTAGCTAATTAATAAGCCTGAGGTAAACGATAGCTAGAAGTAAACAGAAGGTAGTGGCTGGTGGCTGGTGTGTgtgccagtgtttgtgtgtgtgcgttttgcCCATGTTAATTCCGGACCCTGCACAAGTAGTAGaatgtttttaaggagaaagtaggcctatcaacaGAAATAAATTATCGTCATGGGAATAATACGTTGATAACAGCTTCAAAATTTCGATGTTAATACATTTTCGattaatcgtccagccctactGTATATAACTGAACTTTATATGCAACCGTACTATTTGTCATtggtagagaaaaaaaaaaaaaaaagttgcaatgcAACAGCTGAACTGGGATTATCATCTATTGCATCCTGTACATGTTTAAATCACATCTTATGCGGGGTGTCTATTTGTTGGTTATTGGGGGTACTCACCCCATCCACCATGTCCAGCACTTCCTTCAGTGCCGGGCCGGTAGGGGACAGAAAGCCAGAGCTGTCCACCACCCAGCTGGTAACGTTCATTTCTCCTGTAGTGTCTGCTTCGGTCTTGGAGCTTGAACTGTCCTTAGGAGAGGAAGCAGCCTTGGATGGCCCTGCTTCGCTGGGTTCGCCTTTGATCGAGGCAGAGACAGGCGTTTCCTGCAACTGGTGGAAAATGTAGACATTTATAATAATACTGACATTGAAAACGTGATTACTGTCGTGTAATACAGATAATCTTTCCATCCACTGACAGAAATGCAACTTATCAAGCCACCACGTACCtaaattgtgatattttttcAAATCGATGAGATTGGTTGCTTACCAAAGGAAGCGTTTTCTGATCCGGGTCCTTTTCTGCACCGTCTTGAGAGCAACTGGGCATCTGTGTAATTAAAAAACTGAATTTTCCATGCTGTTTGCACTTTACAAAACTACATCCAGAAGAGAACATCATGAAAAGATAACCCACCTGCACATCTTTATTAACACGGGCCAACAGCTCTTCAAGTTCATTCGGCCTAAAGACCTCCCCAGCATAGAAGCCCATCTCTAATTTGCGTTTGATGGTCGAATTCCAGTGATTCTTCACCGCGTTATCCGTTCTGTGAACAAAAATTATAACAGGAGTCATTTGGAGAGGGTTTATTTCCACACACAAAACGCAGCCCCTGAGCTGACGTGGATGGAGAGTATTTACCTTCCAGGGAGCAGCTTGGCGATCTCAGCCCAGCGGTTTCCGAGCAGGCAGCGAGCCTTGTAGATGATGAGGTCCTCCTCTGCTGTCCACGACGACTTCTTCACATTGGGATTGAGGTGGTTGTGCCAACGCTCTCTGCACTGCTTCCCCAGTCTGCCCTTCAGATGCTTGGCTACCATGGCCCACTGTTTGTTGCCGTAGAGATTTACAAGCTCTATGACCTGAGAAAACGAATGCATCTCAATTACAACTCAACTAGTACACTGGACATACCAGGGTCTCCCCCAGAGAAGTTGTTTAGCCCGGTGGCGAGCGACCGGCTGGGGCCATCAGCATTATGCTGCGTTctagacacaatttttagcccgtaagttacaacttcaagtcacgacttggtagcgtcCCAGGCAACGTcacgacaaacccttctagctagcagctacctaacgttgaccttagctagcgctagctgataaTAGTGATTTCTAGCtggcgacatattttgggcttcatttaataaacacaacctgtagtagtacacagtCGTGTTTATTAtattgattacaatgtgcggaatagctttacgttgcctatttatgtctatttatttctatttctcactgttaatcaccggcgtctgtacagcatcaacaggggtccccattgttgtttatgtgtgtgtgtgggacgtcaaaaactgtaactgggagtacaaccgTCTGGTACCAGTTCACGGGTAGTAAGTTACGGCTTTGACTGCCGctccagggcactttcactgGTAGAAGGTGatgaaaacacgagttacgggatgcctggaacgcagcattaatgtagagcccaaaCGTTTCTGTaataacagaatcatggacaGAATCgcaaaattgagaatttaaaaaagctataagacagattccataGGGCTACATTAAGTcggtgctaaaagctaactggagatttgaaaatatgaagtTTCCAACCACGCTGCCCACTGTaactagttttaaaaaaaatgtcttaaaaaaatacatttaaaaaagaattctCATTGGGTTAGGCCTGGGGGGGCAACTTGTCCCGGTGTGCCACCAGGCTTGCAAAAAACTGGGCGAAACCCAGCATACCGTTAGCAGCAAGTCAAATTTTACACCCCTGCACTTCTACCTATCGAGTCACTTACcttctcatcctcctctttggtCCAAGGGCCTTTAACCAATTCTGGATCCAAGACCTTAAACCAACGGTGCTGACACTGTTGTTCAGTGTGATTCTGAGCAAAACAAAACGTGGAGGAAAAAAGTGGAAGAAGCGTCAAAACTCTGAATGAGATTTATGTCGACATAAAATAGTCaaggagtagggttgggtaccgaaatcaGGTTCCACTATAAAACCGGTTACTACGCAAAGtaacatcaaaatgaatgataGTCAATTGAATGCTAAcggcaggtgatggcttgttagcatcaaaatgtctCCATAGGAGGTACGATTTGCAGATGCTCGCTTACCCTCTTGGTGCTTACCTAGacactgtgcatgtgcgactcccaacaaagatgggatagaagtgtgatgtctgactctgtagctaaaacagagagctcaacacacagggtgaaaagaggagctgcagcaatgtgcagtacaacaaatacatggtaaattttgaaaattaaaccatgtaaacatattctggtacaacctcaaaatacaattatgaacctgaaaatgagcataatatgggcactttaaaacattaatatattgttaaaaaagagcctttctttgatgtccTTTTTCAAGAAttggtttaggaatcggaataattttaaaagtaccggttcggcatgggaatcgtaaaaatccaaacgatacccaaccctaccttCCCCATTAGCTTATTATCAACAAGAACGAAAAAAGATAAATCACACTTACAGGTATGTAGCCGGCAATGTATTTCCAATCATTGGATCCCAGTTTTGGAACCAGCACCTTGAGCTTGTCATCCTGTAACCATAAACAAATAAGCACGTTCATGTTCCCTGTTCTACTACAGAGCCATTGTTTACTTTGACAGGGCCATTGAGACAACATGCAAACTACAGGGAAATAGGTCATGGTAATCACCTCTTCTTGTGTCCATTTCACCTTCACTTTCCCACCGTCTCTCTGTTCTGCTACATCCGAATCTGTGTCCTGATGCATAGCCTCCTCCCCATCctcactgagagagaaaaataatatGATGTGCACTAATAAAGCTGACAGTGGACGCAAAAGCCAGCCACTGACTGATCCGCCCTTTTATGGTGTGGCGAGAACGACTTGGTTATCAGGTTTATTTCTCTGGTTAACGTTAACTACCTCATATACATTacactgctgttgtaaaatactGTTTATTTGCATTGCTGTGATTTAATAGGCAAAGTTTCTGGCGTTaacgtaaaaataaataaatgacccCTAGCTGTTTATCGTGATTCTACGCAAAAGGGCGGCACAGACGAGAGTCCGTCAAGTGAAAAGATTAGGTCTAAAAGCAAGCCTTTTACTTTAGCCAactgaattatttttataatgtaacattaaaCCCATGCgtgataaaaaataataataaagagtaACGTTACTGCTAACAAAGATCAACATCTTACCCGCGCGGCCACCAAgacatttccctctgtttttgttgtttacggTCAGGCGGTGATTTGTCCTGCTGTCGTTGCACGTCATGTGCATGAATATTTGGTATAATATAGCTGTATTCCGCGTGCTTATAGTTTTTATGAGACGGCTAGGAAGGAGGCTCGGTGCTGTTGTTGAACGGTAACTTAAAGCTTGTAACCAGCTGGAGAGGAGCGCCAGGGTTGTCCGCGCTCCTGGATTTCTATCTCGCGCCTAGAAACCGGATGGTGACGTAGCTGCGCACTAGATGTGCGCATAGGGTCAAGCAGCGACACAGGAAACTTCCAAT is a window from the Perca flavescens isolate YP-PL-M2 chromosome 4, PFLA_1.0, whole genome shotgun sequence genome containing:
- the mybl2b gene encoding v-myb avian myeloblastosis viral oncogene homolog-like 2b isoform X2; translated protein: MHQDTDSDVAEQRDGGKVKVKWTQEEDDKLKVLVPKLGSNDWKYIAGYIPNHTEQQCQHRWFKVLDPELVKGPWTKEEDEKVIELVNLYGNKQWAMVAKHLKGRLGKQCRERWHNHLNPNVKKSSWTAEEDLIIYKARCLLGNRWAEIAKLLPGRTDNAVKNHWNSTIKRKLEMGFYAGEVFRPNELEELLARVNKDVQMPSCSQDGAEKDPDQKTLPLLQETPVSASIKGEPSEAGPSKAASSPKDSSSSKTEADTTGEMNVTSWVVDSSGFLSPTGPALKEVLDMVDGDLDGWCNLAAFDLPEDSPSPERHQFRLEGSALQELSKGNKGELIPISPGGVTPPSILNRRSRRRIALSPDANNSMTPKSTPVKILPFSPSQFLNMWTKQDTHDLENPSLTSTPVCSQKALVTTPLQRDKTPLTQKENSAFVTPNHKSELCTTPRTPTPFKNAMEKYGPLQPLPQTPNLEDDINEVILRDSGIDLVVMRSTPPEQRRKTMHRPPMKKVRKSLALDVMDCQVMPTSKRKSNKAEAKHTIKEEPVIVCLNSSSFCSKRHENILDQGFLLGPSDNDIFPSTVPPVPMSKEWETVVCGQTKDQLIMTEKARRYLRSLKSRAPNRALILS
- the mybl2b gene encoding v-myb avian myeloblastosis viral oncogene homolog-like 2b isoform X1, coding for MSWWPRGEDGEEAMHQDTDSDVAEQRDGGKVKVKWTQEEDDKLKVLVPKLGSNDWKYIAGYIPNHTEQQCQHRWFKVLDPELVKGPWTKEEDEKVIELVNLYGNKQWAMVAKHLKGRLGKQCRERWHNHLNPNVKKSSWTAEEDLIIYKARCLLGNRWAEIAKLLPGRTDNAVKNHWNSTIKRKLEMGFYAGEVFRPNELEELLARVNKDVQMPSCSQDGAEKDPDQKTLPLLQETPVSASIKGEPSEAGPSKAASSPKDSSSSKTEADTTGEMNVTSWVVDSSGFLSPTGPALKEVLDMVDGDLDGWCNLAAFDLPEDSPSPERHQFRLEGSALQELSKGNKGELIPISPGGVTPPSILNRRSRRRIALSPDANNSMTPKSTPVKILPFSPSQFLNMWTKQDTHDLENPSLTSTPVCSQKALVTTPLQRDKTPLTQKENSAFVTPNHKSELCTTPRTPTPFKNAMEKYGPLQPLPQTPNLEDDINEVILRDSGIDLVVMRSTPPEQRRKTMHRPPMKKVRKSLALDVMDCQVMPTSKRKSNKAEAKHTIKEEPVIVCLNSSSFCSKRHENILDQGFLLGPSDNDIFPSTVPPVPMSKEWETVVCGQTKDQLIMTEKARRYLRSLKSRAPNRALILS